One genomic segment of Desulforamulus reducens MI-1 includes these proteins:
- the cas5b gene encoding type I-B CRISPR-associated protein Cas5b: MMKLIAFRLSGRFGHFLRAEAGTSALSYPVPPRTVLLGILGAVLGLEKDLPQELLEPLHIALAGPVPQSHWHKAKLRKDPPEALPQVVKNNQKQEKTTKPEMATLITQEWLFNPAYTIWVALPEPYHQQLEQRLKERCWHFQPCLGLSEMMADIEYLGTLMAEKLPRGSYPVTSIIPQEQAKLDLTQVYDQELALQPLRMPRTVTSSRVFGHSSYFIETKGHPVMVETEQAYQVGDRVLMFI, translated from the coding sequence TCATTTTCTCCGGGCGGAGGCGGGGACCAGTGCCCTAAGCTACCCGGTGCCGCCCCGGACAGTTTTACTGGGCATCCTGGGGGCGGTACTGGGCCTGGAAAAGGATCTCCCCCAGGAACTGTTGGAGCCGCTACACATTGCCCTGGCTGGGCCGGTACCCCAAAGCCACTGGCATAAGGCTAAACTGCGTAAGGACCCGCCCGAAGCACTGCCCCAGGTGGTGAAAAATAACCAAAAACAGGAAAAGACTACAAAGCCAGAAATGGCTACGTTAATCACCCAGGAATGGCTGTTTAACCCTGCTTACACTATTTGGGTTGCCTTGCCAGAACCCTACCATCAACAATTGGAACAGCGACTAAAGGAGCGGTGCTGGCATTTTCAACCCTGCCTAGGCCTTTCAGAGATGATGGCAGATATCGAATACTTGGGGACCTTAATGGCAGAAAAATTGCCCAGGGGCAGTTACCCCGTAACATCCATTATTCCGCAGGAACAGGCCAAACTAGATTTAACCCAGGTATACGACCAGGAGCTGGCACTTCAACCCCTCCGTATGCCCAGAACCGTTACTTCTAGCCGGGTATTTGGCCACTCTAGCTACTTCATTGAAACTAAGGGCCACCCGGTGATGGTAGAGACAGAGCAAGCCTACCAAGTTGGGGACCGGGTTTTGATGTTTATATGA